In the genome of Streptomyces sp. SAI-127, the window TGGCAGCCAACGCCGTGGACAGGACTGCGAATCTTCGGTGCCCCCGCCGGTGTTCAAGCCGTCCAGTCACGGTTCCTCCTCAGGAACAGCCGCGGCCGAGGCCGAGCTCGCTCAGGTCTATGGAGTCGGCGAATGCCTTCATCCCGGCATCGTTGGGGTGCAGATGGTCACCGGAGTCGTACGCCGCGCCCAGCCGCCGTGGATCCGCCGGGTCCCGGACCGCCCGGTCGAAGTCGGCGTAGTCGTCGAAGACCCCGCGGGAGTCCCGGACGAACGCGTTGACCTGCTGCCGCCGCGCCTCCGTCTCCTCGCTCCAACCGCCCCAGGTGAAGTCCTTGTACGGGGTGATCGTGGCGCCGACGACCCGCATCCCGCGCTGGTGCGCCCGGTCGGCGATCTCCGTCATCCCGGCGATGATCTGTTCGGCACTCGCCCCGCCGAGATCGTTGATCCCCTCGAAGAGGATCAGCGTCCTGGCGCCCGGCTGGGAGAGCACATCGCGTTCGAGCCGGTCGAGGGCCGAGGGGTTGGTCTCGGTCCCGGCGGTGATCCGGTTGCTGGTGATGCCCGCGTTGAGCACCCCTGCGCCGGGCAGGCAGGCGTTCAGCCGGGCGGAGAGCAGGTCGGGCCAGCGCTGGTTGGTGTCGGCCGTCGAGTAGGACCCGTCGGTGATCGAGTCGCCGAGCGCCACCACCGCCCCGGTCCTCGGCGCGGTCACGTCGACGCCGCTGAGGAACGGCCAGCTCGTGGTGGTCCAGGTGTAGGCGTCGCCGGTGGTGTCGGCCGTGTGGTCGCCCGCACCGTAGTCCGTCCAGTACACGGTCTGCTGTGCCCACCAGTGATCGGTGATGTGCGTGACCGGACCGGGCAGATGGAGACTGACGACCAGGTCGGCCAGGGCCGGCACGGCGAGTCCGACCGGATCGCTGACCGCCTGGCCGCCCGCGGGGACGGTGACCGCGCGCTTGCCGCCGAACCGCAGGTCGTAGGGACGGGCCACGGCGGAACCGCCGTCGCGCAGGCCCACGGTCGCGTGCCCGATCGTCACCGGGTCGGTGGCGTAGGCGTTGGTCAGCCGGATGCGCACGGATGAACCGCCGACGCTGATGTGCACCGGCATCCGTACCGTCACCTCGGACATCCCCGAGACCTCGTAGTGCTCACTGGCCGCCGTCGCCCAGGTCCCCGTCCAGCCGCGCCGGTCGTCCTGCTGACCGGCGCCGGCGGGCACAGCGGTACCGGCCATGACGGCCGAGACGGTCAGCAGCAACGCAAAGAGCCTGCCGCGTATCGCCGGCACGATCATCAGGCACCGCCGCCGCAGGTCAGCCTGGCGTCGGCCCAGTCGGCGTGGTCCGAGGAAACATCGCCGTCCCCGTCGACCGACAGGTCCAGCCAGCGGGCGCCGGTCACGTCCACGTCGATGCCGCTGCCGCCGTCGGAGCCCCGCACCACCGGGGTTGTCGTGAGCGAACGGCCGTCGGCGATCACCTGGAAGGAGACACTGCCGCCGTCGCCGACCTCGTCGTCCACCCCGGCGGTCGCGGTGAAGCGGGTGCAGCCACCTCCGAGATAGACCCGGACCTGGCTGTTCGCGTGCACGCCGAGGCCCTTGGTGTACGTGGTGCCGCCGATGCTCAGGGGACGACCGTCACCCGCCGCGTCCTCCCCGTTGGAGGAGTCCTTCTCCACCGGCCCCCAGCCGTTGACCGCCTTGACCAGGGCCAGGTCGCTCACATAGGCGTCGGCGGACAGCGCGGGCGGTGGCACCTGTACGGCGCGTACACCGGTGACGGTTCCCGGACGGCCGGGCTGGGTGAGCTTGGCGTTCGCGGACAGGACGGCGTAGTGCACGGGATCGCTGGGCGGGGTCACGGTGTAGTCCGCTGTCACCTTGTCGCCGGGCCGTACCCGGTCGAAGCGGGTCGGGTCGTCGGTGGTCGCGGTCCAGCCGTCCGGGACCTTCAGCGTCAGGCCGACGTTCGAGGCAGTCGGGGCGTCCTTCGGCACGCTGAGGGTGACGGGGACCTTGGTCGCGGTGCCGGTGCTCAGGAACGGCTCGGCATCGACGGTGACTTGAGCGCCCGCGACCGGCATGGCGTAGGTCTTGGCGTCGTACGAGGGCGCCGCCACCGTACCGACCTTGATCCCGCCCGCCGAGGCGCCGACGTCGACGAGCTTCACCGAACCCGGGCCGGCGCCGGCCTCGGTGGACCAGACGGCCAGGGCGATGGTGTTGCTGCCCTGCTCACGCAGGAGGCCCTTGGGGATGACGAACCGTGTCTGGGGTCCGGTGCCCGGCAGGTAGCGACCGATCAGCCAGCCGTTGACGAAGATCTCGGCGCGATAGCCGGTGCTGCCGCCTGGGGGTTCAGCCAGGTCCAGCGCGAGCCCGTTGTCCTGGCCCTGCGGCAGGTCGAGCGAGGCGGAGGTGCGGTACCAGCGCACCCCGGGCCCGGTCTTTGCGGTCTGCTGGGAGAGAGTGGTGCTCTGCCAGCTGCCGTCGGGGAGGCCCGGCAGCGACCAGCCGGCCCGCTCCCCGTACAGCCCGCCGTTGTTGTACGGCCCCCGGGCGGTGTCCACCGGGTCCTCGCCGCCCCGGTTGCCCTGGATCTTCCAGGTGAGGGTGGAGGCCCCGCCGATCACCTCGGCGGAGAGCAGACCGCGTGGCTCCTTGGAGTAGTCGTGGCCCCATTCCTCGTTGTGGCCCGCGTTCTCCACGAGGACGGAGAGGACGTTGTCCCCGCCGTCCGAACCGGACTTCAGCGTGCCCGCCGGGATGTCGAAGGTGTGCGCGCCGTCGCCGGAGCTGCCGAGATGGCGGCCGTTGAGCCACACCGCGTACTGGCCGGTGTTGCCGGTCTTGGCGTCGAGTGCGAGCGCGGTGGCGGCACCGGTGGTCTTGAACCGGCCGCGGTACCAGACGTTGCCGTGGTGGAAGCCGTACTCGTCCATGGCGAGGACCGGCAGCGAACCGGCAAGCGCCGCGTTGTTGGCGGTCAGGTGGTCGGCGGTGGTCCAGGTGGCGTCGTCGAAGCCGGGAGCGGACTCCGGCGCCTCCTCCTTGTACTTCCACGTCGTCAGCTTGGGCAGCTCGACGGGAAGCGGCGCCCGGGTGACGGCGACATCGCTGCCGTTCCAGGTCACCTTCTTGGCGTCCGCGATGACCTCGATCTTCGCGGCCTTGGTGGAGTCGCCGGTCAACTTCAGTGTCCCGTCGGCAAGTTCAGCCGTACGGACCAGGGACGGCCCGCGTACGAGAACCGGGCCCGCCGCGGTGTCCTGCCGCCACCAGTGGGCGGTCTCGGCGGTGTCGGCGATCAGCAGTTCCATGCCGTTCACCAGCACCCGGGCCAGGCCCTTGTGGGTGTAGTTCAGGCGCAGGTCACCGCGTTCGGCGTCCCAGGTGGTGGTGACGTCGCCGTCGAGGACGGTCACCTTGGGCCGCTCGGCGTACCGCAGCACGGTCTCGCCGGTTTCGCCTGCACGCCCGTACAGCAGCGCCACCTCGCGGTCGCCGATCTTGGCGTGCGTCATGATCTCCGAGGTGGAGTAGACGAGCCGCTGGTCCTCGCCCAAGTCGTAACCCGCGACGAGGAGTTTGGCGTCCCGACCGTCGATGGTGATCTCGCCCTGCTGCGGTACGCGCGGGTAGTCGCCGTCCGCACCCTTCAGCGACAAGGTGGTCTCGTCCTTGTCCTTCACACGGGTGTCGCCGTGCCGCACGGTGAAGAACTGCGTGCCGTCGTCGGGGTTGACGCGCCGGTCGATACGCAGGGCGTCGTCGGAAGGCGTGGGCGCTTCGGCCCTGTCGGTGCGCGCCAACGAGGTGACAGAGTTGACCATGTACCCGAGGCGCTTGAACTCCTGGTACTTGTCGGTCAGTTGGCGGGACTCGTTGATCGGGGCCCCGTAGTCGTACGACGTGTAGACCGCGTTGGGGTCGGCGAGCCAGCCCCAGTTGGTGCCGCCGTACGTCATGTAGAAGGACTGGCCGCTCACCCCGGCGGCGATGTTCATCTTGCTGAACACCCGGGTGAAGTCGGTGCCGGTCAGCTTCGCGCAGTCCTGGTAACCGGTGCCGCCCCACGGGTCGAAGGCGCCGCCCTGTGCCTCCGGGATGATCAGCGGGGACTCGGGCTTCCACTCGTTGACGTACGAATAGTCCGGGAGGTTCTTCCAGGTGTCCGGGTCCTTGCAGTCGAAGCCCTGCGGGTAGGCGTCGAAGCCGTAGATGTCCGGGGCGCCCTTGCCGCTCACCCAGTTCTGGTTGGCGCCACCGTCGTTGACGAAGGTGGGAACATCGATGCCGTCCTCCTTCGCCCAGTCGATGAGGGTCTGCATGTAGTCGGCGTCGTGGCGACCGCCCTGGTACTCGTTCTCGACCTGATACAAAATCACCGACCCTGTGCCACGGGTGAGTTGATGGCGCGCGATGATCGGGTTGATCCGGCTCATCCACTCCCGGGCCGCCTTCAGGTACTCCGGCTCGGAGGTACGGTTCACGCCGGCCTGTGTGGACCGCCAGGCGGGCATGCCGCCGCCGGAGACCTCCGCGTTGATGTACGGGCCCGGCCGGGCGATCACATACAGGCCCGCGCGCTCGGCCTCGTCCAGCAGCCGCTCCACGTCACGGGTGCCGGTGAAGTCGTACGACCCCGCCTTGGAGGAGTGGTAGCCCCAGTCGAAATACAGCGAGACGGCGTTGAATCCGCCCGCCTTGATCTTCTGCAGGACATCGCGCCACGCGTCGGGGCTGGGCAGCCGGAAGTAGTGGAACTCGGCGCCCCAGAGGTACAGGGGCTTGCCGTCGACCTGTACGGAATACTGGTCGTAGGTGACGGTGTGCCGCGCCGGGGTCTGCTGCTCCGCCTGGGCCGGTGTCGCGACACCCGCGCTGGTCAGGGACATGGCAGTCAGCGCTCCGGCAAGCAGCAGAGATCTCCACTTGCCCCTCATGACGTCAGCCCCTTCACGACTGCCGCCCGCGCGGTCTCGATGTCGCCCACGTCCTTCGTCCGGCCGTCGAGGTTCCGGGTCGCGGTGGTGAGGGCCTCGGTCAGGGCGTCGCTGTCGGTGCCGCCGTCCTTCTTCCGCAGCTGGGCGATGAGTTCGTAGTCCTCGATGCCCTCCTTCAGCTGCTCCCAGCGGATGCTGGACATCGGGCCGTCCTTGCCCGGGTAGACCAGGTACTCGTCGCCCTGCGTGAAGATGTGCACCGGCCGATTGAAGGGGTCGCTGGTCCAGCTGTTGTACGACCAGCGCAGGAAGCCGTCCAGATCCCGCTGGGCGGAGATCCAGGGCAGCATCCGCGACTCGACGGCGGGAGAGTAGGACAGGGTGTTGGGGTGGGCCGGAGCGCCGTACACGTAGAAGGTCGTGATCTTGCCGGCTTTGCGCCGCTCCTCCACTTTCTCCTTCGTCATCGCGTCGATGCCGCCCCAGTCGACGGACAGGTTGGACGCGACGCCTTCGGTGTTGATCGAACCTGCCACGGAGATGCGGTCGTCGAAGGCCGGCGCGACCTCGTGGACGAAGTTCTTGACGACGGTCATCGTGTCGATGGGCCGCTCGTCGAAGGACAGCCAGGTGTGGTCCAGCCAGCCCTTCGCCTTCACGTGCTTCTCGAAGGCGGGGAGGAAGGTTCCCCATGCCTGACGCCAGCGGTCGCCGCCCAGATCGACGTTCTCATAGACGGTCCTGCCGGTGGTGGTGTCGGTGTAGGTGAGGTGCTCCTGGTCCTGGAAGGCCAGCATGGAGAAGGCGCCGATGTCAGGCCCGAGACCGGCGCGTCTGGCGGTCTCGACGTACTTGTCCCAGCGGCTGAAGTCGAAGGAGAACGTCTTTCCGTTCCAGGTCCAGCCCACCATGCTGGTGTACGGCGTGGCGGTCTGTGACTCCCGGGTGCCGAGCGACCACTGGTGGTGCCAGGGGTTGTCGACGATGGTGGTGTTGATGACCTTCTGGCCGCGCGAGGCCAGGTCTCGGTCGTACTTGTCGATCAGCTTCCAGTGCTCGTCGGACCAGAGCCTGACGCCGTGGTTCTTGGCCATCGTCTCCGGCTGCGCCCACACGTCGAGGAAGAAGCTGTAGTCCTTCGGGTCGGGCACGCTCGCGTCGGCGACCTCGATGGTCAGCGGGTACGTGCTCTGGGTACGGCCGTCGGCGTTGACCTTCACCGCGCCGGTGTACGTGCCGGGCTTGGCCCCCTCGGGGATGTGGAAGGTGAACCACAGCGGTTGCGCCGCGTACGCGGGTACGTCGACCGAGGACCCCTCCGCCAGCGGGTCGCCGACCACATCGGGGTTACGGTCGCCGGACACCTCCTTCCCGGAGCTGACCTGGTCGATGGTGGCCGACCAGTCGACCTCGCTCTTGGAACGCTGCACGGGCACGTACTTGACGAACCGGAGCTGGGTGTCGGCACCGGACAGCTTCGCGCCGCCGGGCCCGGTCAGGTCGCCGACCACGGCCTTGACGTCGTCGAGATTGTGGCCGGAGGCGATCGCCAGCTGCGCCGAGACCTGCTCGTTGCGCACTGCGGAGAGCTTGAGCTCCTTGGTGTCCTTGCCCTGGATGGGGGTCATCGGATAACGCGGGACCCGCTCCTCCGCGGAACCGGCGAAGGAGCCGGTGGGGACCCAGGTGATGGTGTCTCTGGTACCCATGGCGTCGGCGACCTTGACGGTCAGCCAGGTGGTGGTGGCCTTGGAATTGAGGTCGGTGCCGGTGGTCGCCGTACCGGTGACGGCGATCGCGGTGGTGCTTGCGGCCACGACGACGCCGGCGACGAAGCCGGCGGCAACTGAGGATGTACGTGCCATGGGGATGGGGTCCCTCTCTCACGGCTGTGCAGGGAGTGGTCCCCGGCAGGCCCCATGGGGGCGGTGGGCCTGCCGGGAAACCGGGGGATGCAGGTGATACCGGCGTGTCAGGAGGTGACGGTGAATCCGCTGAAGACGGCTTCGATGTCCTCGCCGGGGTAGTTGACGTTGGCCGCGCTGGCGACCATCCCGGCGTCTTCGGTGCCGGCGGCCGACGGCACCTGGGCGGTACCGACCTGCGACCAGGCCTGGCCGTCCTTGCTGGCGTACGCCGTGTAGGTGGCGCCGTCCCGGGTCAGCTTGAGATACGCCGGGTGGTAGGTGGCGCCGCCGCCCGCCCAGGTGTCGAGCTTCCCGTCGCCGTCGCTGTCGGTCATGAACTCCAGGCCGTAGCTCTGGGTCATGACCAGCACCGCGTAACCGCCCTGCTCGGGTGCGGTCAGGTCGTTGGCGAGGGCGATGCCCGCCTTGCCGACCGGTGAGGCGCTGTTCTGGGAGACCAACTGGGCGTGCACGGTGGCCTTCTCGCCGGCTGCGTCGTCGCGGTAGATGACGCCCTTCTCGTCCTTCCAGCCGGACAGGTCCTGGCCGCCGGCCCAGATGGCGAACTGGTCACCGGCCTGGGCGTACTGGGGATCCTCGGAGGTGGTGTCGGTCGTCAGGTACGGCGCCTGCACGCTGCTGGGAGCGGCCTTCACCTGTGCCTGCACGGTGTCCGACACCCTCTGCGACCCGTTGGATCCGTTGTAGGTGGCGGTGCCGGTGAGGTCGTGGCTGCCCCAGCGGGCGTCCTCGGCCGGGGTCACCGTCCAGGTGGTGGTGAGTGTGGCGCCGTTCTTGAGGTAGTCCGCGGTGGTCGGACCGGTCGACTTGGCACTCCAGCCATCAGGCAGGTCCAGGGCCGCCTTGACGCTCCTGAGGGTCCCGGTGCTCCAGTTGGTCACCTCGGTGGTCACCTGGAACGGCTTGCCCGCGTCGGTGGCCGGGGCGTCCGGAGTGATCAGGACGGAGGCGGCCGGAGCGTCGACGCGCTTGAGCGCCTTGATGGCCTTGTCCGCGCCCTCGGCCTTGATGTTGACGAAGGCCGGGGTGACGCCGAGCGGCGCCGCGTACCCCTTGAGGGTCTGGGGACCGCGGATCACCGTGCCCTGGTTCACGTCGTACCAGGTGCCCGGCGGCAGATGGACGGAGCGTGTGGCTCCGGTGCTCAGCTTCGGTGCGGCCAGCACGGCCGGGCCGAGCATCCACTCGTCGGCGACCGTGTAACTCGCCTCGTCCTTCGGGAAGTCGAAGAACAGCGGCCGCATGATCGGATCGCCGGTCTTCAGGGTGCTCTGCACCTGGTCCCAGATATAGGGGGCGAGCTTCTCGTGCGTCTTGATCGCCTGCCGGTAGAGGTCGACCGTCTCCTGGTCGTAGTCCACCTTCTGTCCGGTGGTGGTGTCGTTGGTGTCCACCGGCGAGGTCGAGGCGTACATCAGCGGCATCAGCGAGGCGGATTGCGCCCACCGCACCAGTACGTCCTTCGTCGGCGCGGGCTGGCCGCCCGAGCCGCCGATCATGTCGGACTCGACGAACGGATAGCCGATCGTGGAGATGGCCAGGTTCTGGGAGGCCGAGGCGCGCAGGGAGTCCCAGCCGGTGCCCTTGTCGACCTGGCGGGTGACGAAGCCGGCCTCGTGGGCCGTCTTGTTCCAGTGCACCCGGATGCCGGCGCCCTGGAGGTCGAACTCGTCGGCGAGCTGCGTGCCGAGCTTCTGGTAGTCCGTGACCTGCGAGCCCTCGCGCGGCGCGCACCTCTCGTCGAAGAAGCGCGTGTCGAACTTCAGCCCGTCGATGTCGTACGTGTCCATGAGGGACTTGAGGTTGCCCTCGTACCAGGCCTTGGCCTCGGGGTTGGCCAGGTCGATGATCCCCGCCTCGCCGTTCCACCAGGTCACGTCACACGGCTTGGTCTTGTCCTTGGCGTCCATGAGCAGATAGCCGTGGTCGACCGCGTACTGGTAGTTGGCGGAGTCCAGGTTGATCCACAGGGTGACCCAGACGCCGAAGTCGAACCCCATGTCGTGGATCTTCTGGGAGAGACCCTTGGGATCGGGGAAGGTTTTCGGATCCCACGTCAGATTGCCGTAGTTCGACTCCCACTTGTCGTCGAGCTGGATGGTGTGCCCGTCCAGACCGTTGTCGTGGAGGTCGGTGGCGTAGTCGAGCAGTTTCTCCTGGTCGACCTTGGTGTAGAACTGCGCCCAGGAATTCCACAACGGCTTGGCGTACTGCTCGTACGGGGCGTCCGACTTGGTGGGCTTGCCGACGATGCCGATGTAGTCGCGGTAGACCTCCAGCGGCGTCGACTCGACGAACACGGTGGCCTTGTAGGTGTCGGGCGACTCGACGACGAAGCTGCCGAGGCCGTCCTTGCCCTTGTTGAGCGCCACGTCCATGACGTTCCCGGTGTCGACGCGCAGACCGGTCGACTTGGACGTGTACCAGAACGGGTCGATCATGTGGTACGACGCCGGGCCGAAGGTCGGATGGTCGACCTCGCCGGCGTCCAGCGGCCAGGGCTGGTCGGTGCCGGGACCGCCCTGCGGGGTCTCCGCCTCGCCGTGGCCGTACCAGTGGCCGGCCGACGACAGGTCGTAGGTGAGGCCCAACTGCGTCGGTGCGCCGCCTCGGACGTCCCAGTCGAGCTGGTAGCGGTCGGCGCCGGGGGTGATCCGGGCCTCCACCGTGGCGCCGTCGAGCGTGCTGTCGGCGGTGACGGTCAGGACGCCGTTCTTCCACGTCCAGTCGGTGACGCCCGTCGCGTGCTGCCAGGTGCCGTCGGCCGTGGTGAAGCGCAGGGCGCCGGTGTCGCCGGCTGTTGTGGCGAGCACGGTCTTCCCGGCGCGGCGTGTGGTCAGGGCGAGTTCGTCGGTGGCCACGTCGAGGGTGTAGCCGGGGGTGCCGGCGGAGGCCGGCACGGAGACCGTGACGGCGTTCGCGGTGCGGGTCACCTTCGGCCCCTCGGTGGTGGCGGTGGTGGGACGGGCGGCGGCCGTGGCCGCGGCGGTGGAGCCGGTGAGGGGCGCCATCAGCATGGCGGCGGTCAGTGCGGCAGCGAGCAACAGGCCGCCGGGACTGCTCAATCGGGCGTGCACTCGTGTCCTCCTGTCGGACAGGACGGTGGCTCAGGAGCGGCGGTGCGTGGTGCCGGTGGCGTGCGGAGCGCACGGTCACGAAGAAGCGCGGTGCCCGCCAGGGCTGCGGTCTGCTTGATTCTGCGTGCAGATGCAAGATTCGAAGCGATTTCGCACATGCTCTTGCGGGAATCGCCACCTGTCAACATGGGGGGCACAGGGCGTTACGAGTGCCCCCAGGGCGGTCGTGGAGCGGTTGTTGTTCCTGGTGGCGGTCGGTTCCGGGGCCCGCCGACCGGCCTCGGCGGGCCCGGAAACCGTTCGTAACGGACGCGTAAATTCTGTGGCCCCCGAGATCTTCCGGGGAGGACGCCCGGTCAGGCCAGGATCACGGAACGGGTCAGATGGCGCGGATTGTCCGGGTCCAGCCCGCGTGCCGAGGCGAGGGCGGAGGCCAGCCGGTGCACCACGACCAGATCTGCCAGCGGGTCCCGGCCGAGCGCCACCAACTGCCCGCCGGTGTCCGCGATCTCGTCGGCGAGACCGGACGGCAGGGCCGCCGGGTCCCCGAACCACCACGCCACGCGGCCGGGTGCGGTGACGCTGATCGGGCCGTGCCGGTACTCCATCACCGGGTAGGCCTCGGTCCAGGCGCCCGCCGCCTCACGCATCTTCAGCGCCGCCTCCTGGGCGATCCCGTAGGCCCAGCCCTGCCCCAGGAAGGTGAACTGCTCCGCCTCCAACACCCCCGCCGGCAGCGGTTCCTCCAGCGCAGAGCGCCCCTGCTGCGGCAGCTGCTCCAGGTCCTCGCCCAAGTGGGCCCGTAGGAGGACCAGTTCGGTGCTGGCGAAACGGGTCTGGACGACCGAGGTCTCATCGGCGAAGTCGAGCACGACGACAGCGTCCGCCGGGCCCGTCACAGGCGACTGCGGCACCGCGGTCACCGCGGTCGTGGGGGTTGTTCCGCGCAGCCGGCCGAGCAGCTCCAGTACTTCGGTCGTGGTGCCGGACCGGGTCAGCGCGATCACCCTGTCGTAGGCCCGCGCGTCCGGCATCCCGGAGGCGGGGAAGGCGTCGGTCTCGCCGTGGCCGCCCGACTCCCGCAGTGCCGCGTACGCCTGGGCGATGAACCAGGACGTCCCGCAGCCGACGACGGCCACCCGCTCGCCGGGCCGGGGCAGCGAGGCGGAGACGGGCCCGTCGGGCCTCCGGGCCAGTGCCACGGCCTGCCGCCAGCAGTCGGGCTGGGTGGCGATCTCGATGTCGGTCTGACTCATCGGGGACTCCCCTCTAGGGCGCACGGCGTGACCGATACGTGATGCGACGGCCCTTGACACTGTGCGCGTTTCATTGAGCATCATGTCGTTTGATGATTGATAGCACCAGCAATCGAGCATAAACAAGCAAGCGGGCGCGCAATCAGGCGAGCACGCGCTTGACCAAGCACGCCATGCGTGCGGAGAGGTACTCCGTGAAACGGCACCTCGCGGGCCTCGCCGGGGGACTGGCCCTGGCACTGGCCCTCACCGGTTGCGGCAAGGGCAGCGCCTCGGACAGCGGCGGATCCGACGGCAGGACGATCAGGTTCGTCGCGGCGAAGTACGACGACGACACCCAGGCCTACTGGACTGCGCTGATCAAGGACTTCGAAAAAGCCAACCCCGGCTACCGGGTGAACCTCGAAGTCGTCGACTGGGAGCAGATGGACTCCAAGGTCAAGACGTACGTCCAGACCAAGCAGGAACCGGACATCCTCAACTACAACAAGTTCTCCGACTTCGCCCGGGACGGCCTGGTTCACAAGGCGCAGGATGTCGTCTCGCCCAAGGTGCTGGCCGACTTCCTCCCGCTGTTCCGGCAGAGGGCGCAGTACAAGGGGGCCCAGTACGGCCTGCCCTTCATCTCCAGCGCGCGCCTGTTCTTCTACAACAAGGACATCTTCGCCAAGGCGGGCATAGCCCAGCCGCCCACCACCTGGGCCGAGGTCGAGGCCGACGCCAAGAAGATCAAGCAGGCGGGTTACATCGGCCTCGGGCTGCCCCTGGGCCCCGAGGAGGCGCAGGCCGAGTTCCAGATCTGGGCGATGAACAACGGCGGCGGCTGGACCGACACTTCGGGCAAGTGGGCGATCGACCAGCAG includes:
- a CDS encoding SGNH/GDSL hydrolase family protein, coding for MLLTVSAVMAGTAVPAGAGQQDDRRGWTGTWATAASEHYEVSGMSEVTVRMPVHISVGGSSVRIRLTNAYATDPVTIGHATVGLRDGGSAVARPYDLRFGGKRAVTVPAGGQAVSDPVGLAVPALADLVVSLHLPGPVTHITDHWWAQQTVYWTDYGAGDHTADTTGDAYTWTTTSWPFLSGVDVTAPRTGAVVALGDSITDGSYSTADTNQRWPDLLSARLNACLPGAGVLNAGITSNRITAGTETNPSALDRLERDVLSQPGARTLILFEGINDLGGASAEQIIAGMTEIADRAHQRGMRVVGATITPYKDFTWGGWSEETEARRQQVNAFVRDSRGVFDDYADFDRAVRDPADPRRLGAAYDSGDHLHPNDAGMKAFADSIDLSELGLGRGCS
- a CDS encoding beta-galactosidase; this encodes MRGKWRSLLLAGALTAMSLTSAGVATPAQAEQQTPARHTVTYDQYSVQVDGKPLYLWGAEFHYFRLPSPDAWRDVLQKIKAGGFNAVSLYFDWGYHSSKAGSYDFTGTRDVERLLDEAERAGLYVIARPGPYINAEVSGGGMPAWRSTQAGVNRTSEPEYLKAAREWMSRINPIIARHQLTRGTGSVILYQVENEYQGGRHDADYMQTLIDWAKEDGIDVPTFVNDGGANQNWVSGKGAPDIYGFDAYPQGFDCKDPDTWKNLPDYSYVNEWKPESPLIIPEAQGGAFDPWGGTGYQDCAKLTGTDFTRVFSKMNIAAGVSGQSFYMTYGGTNWGWLADPNAVYTSYDYGAPINESRQLTDKYQEFKRLGYMVNSVTSLARTDRAEAPTPSDDALRIDRRVNPDDGTQFFTVRHGDTRVKDKDETTLSLKGADGDYPRVPQQGEITIDGRDAKLLVAGYDLGEDQRLVYSTSEIMTHAKIGDREVALLYGRAGETGETVLRYAERPKVTVLDGDVTTTWDAERGDLRLNYTHKGLARVLVNGMELLIADTAETAHWWRQDTAAGPVLVRGPSLVRTAELADGTLKLTGDSTKAAKIEVIADAKKVTWNGSDVAVTRAPLPVELPKLTTWKYKEEAPESAPGFDDATWTTADHLTANNAALAGSLPVLAMDEYGFHHGNVWYRGRFKTTGAATALALDAKTGNTGQYAVWLNGRHLGSSGDGAHTFDIPAGTLKSGSDGGDNVLSVLVENAGHNEEWGHDYSKEPRGLLSAEVIGGASTLTWKIQGNRGGEDPVDTARGPYNNGGLYGERAGWSLPGLPDGSWQSTTLSQQTAKTGPGVRWYRTSASLDLPQGQDNGLALDLAEPPGGSTGYRAEIFVNGWLIGRYLPGTGPQTRFVIPKGLLREQGSNTIALAVWSTEAGAGPGSVKLVDVGASAGGIKVGTVAAPSYDAKTYAMPVAGAQVTVDAEPFLSTGTATKVPVTLSVPKDAPTASNVGLTLKVPDGWTATTDDPTRFDRVRPGDKVTADYTVTPPSDPVHYAVLSANAKLTQPGRPGTVTGVRAVQVPPPALSADAYVSDLALVKAVNGWGPVEKDSSNGEDAAGDGRPLSIGGTTYTKGLGVHANSQVRVYLGGGCTRFTATAGVDDEVGDGGSVSFQVIADGRSLTTTPVVRGSDGGSGIDVDVTGARWLDLSVDGDGDVSSDHADWADARLTCGGGA
- a CDS encoding DUF4091 domain-containing protein, with product MARTSSVAAGFVAGVVVAASTTAIAVTGTATTGTDLNSKATTTWLTVKVADAMGTRDTITWVPTGSFAGSAEERVPRYPMTPIQGKDTKELKLSAVRNEQVSAQLAIASGHNLDDVKAVVGDLTGPGGAKLSGADTQLRFVKYVPVQRSKSEVDWSATIDQVSSGKEVSGDRNPDVVGDPLAEGSSVDVPAYAAQPLWFTFHIPEGAKPGTYTGAVKVNADGRTQSTYPLTIEVADASVPDPKDYSFFLDVWAQPETMAKNHGVRLWSDEHWKLIDKYDRDLASRGQKVINTTIVDNPWHHQWSLGTRESQTATPYTSMVGWTWNGKTFSFDFSRWDKYVETARRAGLGPDIGAFSMLAFQDQEHLTYTDTTTGRTVYENVDLGGDRWRQAWGTFLPAFEKHVKAKGWLDHTWLSFDERPIDTMTVVKNFVHEVAPAFDDRISVAGSINTEGVASNLSVDWGGIDAMTKEKVEERRKAGKITTFYVYGAPAHPNTLSYSPAVESRMLPWISAQRDLDGFLRWSYNSWTSDPFNRPVHIFTQGDEYLVYPGKDGPMSSIRWEQLKEGIEDYELIAQLRKKDGGTDSDALTEALTTATRNLDGRTKDVGDIETARAAVVKGLTS
- a CDS encoding TIM-barrel domain-containing protein, which translates into the protein MLMAPLTGSTAAATAAARPTTATTEGPKVTRTANAVTVSVPASAGTPGYTLDVATDELALTTRRAGKTVLATTAGDTGALRFTTADGTWQHATGVTDWTWKNGVLTVTADSTLDGATVEARITPGADRYQLDWDVRGGAPTQLGLTYDLSSAGHWYGHGEAETPQGGPGTDQPWPLDAGEVDHPTFGPASYHMIDPFWYTSKSTGLRVDTGNVMDVALNKGKDGLGSFVVESPDTYKATVFVESTPLEVYRDYIGIVGKPTKSDAPYEQYAKPLWNSWAQFYTKVDQEKLLDYATDLHDNGLDGHTIQLDDKWESNYGNLTWDPKTFPDPKGLSQKIHDMGFDFGVWVTLWINLDSANYQYAVDHGYLLMDAKDKTKPCDVTWWNGEAGIIDLANPEAKAWYEGNLKSLMDTYDIDGLKFDTRFFDERCAPREGSQVTDYQKLGTQLADEFDLQGAGIRVHWNKTAHEAGFVTRQVDKGTGWDSLRASASQNLAISTIGYPFVESDMIGGSGGQPAPTKDVLVRWAQSASLMPLMYASTSPVDTNDTTTGQKVDYDQETVDLYRQAIKTHEKLAPYIWDQVQSTLKTGDPIMRPLFFDFPKDEASYTVADEWMLGPAVLAAPKLSTGATRSVHLPPGTWYDVNQGTVIRGPQTLKGYAAPLGVTPAFVNIKAEGADKAIKALKRVDAPAASVLITPDAPATDAGKPFQVTTEVTNWSTGTLRSVKAALDLPDGWSAKSTGPTTADYLKNGATLTTTWTVTPAEDARWGSHDLTGTATYNGSNGSQRVSDTVQAQVKAAPSSVQAPYLTTDTTSEDPQYAQAGDQFAIWAGGQDLSGWKDEKGVIYRDDAAGEKATVHAQLVSQNSASPVGKAGIALANDLTAPEQGGYAVLVMTQSYGLEFMTDSDGDGKLDTWAGGGATYHPAYLKLTRDGATYTAYASKDGQAWSQVGTAQVPSAAGTEDAGMVASAANVNYPGEDIEAVFSGFTVTS
- a CDS encoding sugar isomerase, encoding MSQTDIEIATQPDCWRQAVALARRPDGPVSASLPRPGERVAVVGCGTSWFIAQAYAALRESGGHGETDAFPASGMPDARAYDRVIALTRSGTTTEVLELLGRLRGTTPTTAVTAVPQSPVTGPADAVVVLDFADETSVVQTRFASTELVLLRAHLGEDLEQLPQQGRSALEEPLPAGVLEAEQFTFLGQGWAYGIAQEAALKMREAAGAWTEAYPVMEYRHGPISVTAPGRVAWWFGDPAALPSGLADEIADTGGQLVALGRDPLADLVVVHRLASALASARGLDPDNPRHLTRSVILA